A segment of the Bacillota bacterium genome:
AGTTGCCGCGATGACGAACACGCCCTCATTACTGTCGAAGCCGTCGAGTTCGGCCAGGAGGATATTCACGCTCAGGTCGCTCGGCCGATTCAAGTGCATGCCATCCCTCTTCCTGCCTATGGCGTCGAACTCGTCGAAGAACAGAATACTGGGCTTGTTCTGCCTCGCCCACTCGAACAGCTCCCGCAAGGCCTTTTCGCTTTCCCCGACAAGGGGAGCCATCAATTCGCTGGCCTTCACAGCTCTGAAGGCGCAGCCGAAATACTCAGCGGTCGCCCGCGCGAGCGATGTCTTCCCCGTTCCAGGGGGACCGTAGAGAATGATCCCCTTGGGTGGAACCACGTTGTATCGCTTACACATCTCCGGGTGCAACACCGGTAGCTCTAGGGCATCCTTTATGGCCTGAATCGCGTGATCTACCCCGACTAGGTCGTCAAATGCACGGGGATTCTTGACTCGCTGCTCCCACTCGGTTTTCTTCGCCCTTTTCGAGGTCGACGAAGACTGTGTTGCTGCTCTCAACCGTTGTTCCTTCCCCTGAGACTCCTGCTCCTGCAGGTATGCCTCATACCGACAATTAAACTCAGCCATCGCCTTGCCAATGTTGAGCCCGATGCGCTCAGTGAAATCCACCTTGTTCCAGAACATGTCACCCTTGAACACAACGAACAGCGCAACGACTCCCCAAATCAGGAGGTAGACCGAAAAGAGAGTCCAGTACACAGACGCACCCCATCGCGCTGTCAGTTGGGTGTGATATTGCAGGTCCAGAGCCAAGAGTGTCTCCAATCCAAACGCCATGAACGGCCCCGCGCTGGTATAGGTTCCGGCAAGGCTTATTACCCCCAAGGCAAAGGTTGCCACTGCACAGCCAACAGCAACTTGATTGTCCTTTAAGGGCCCCGTAACCAGATCGTTGAGCACAAGGAAGCGATGGATGATGTACGGGATTCCCGCCACCCTCATCAGCGTGAGGCATAGCAGCCAAC
Coding sequences within it:
- a CDS encoding AAA family ATPase, with the protein product MTAEWEAYRKQCRAVDNARRWLLCLTLMRVAGIPYIIHRFLVLNDLVTGPLKDNQVAVGCAVATFALGVISLAGTYTSAGPFMAFGLETLLALDLQYHTQLTARWGASVYWTLFSVYLLIWGVVALFVVFKGDMFWNKVDFTERIGLNIGKAMAEFNCRYEAYLQEQESQGKEQRLRAATQSSSTSKRAKKTEWEQRVKNPRAFDDLVGVDHAIQAIKDALELPVLHPEMCKRYNVVPPKGIILYGPPGTGKTSLARATAEYFGCAFRAVKASELMAPLVGESEKALRELFEWARQNKPSILFFDEFDAIGRKRDGMHLNRPSDLSVNILLAELDGFDSNEGVFVIAATNKVELLDEALVRPGRFDRHLEVGLPDESAREKLFKVYLLGKKRPLSADIDFKVLAQRTEGKAPADIADMCNAAATRAAKEELNGRKTGITMVDILGGG